In Engraulis encrasicolus isolate BLACKSEA-1 chromosome 2, IST_EnEncr_1.0, whole genome shotgun sequence, the sequence CGAGCCCCGCACAGAATGTTGACCTAGGTTGTGCACTCCCTACTAATGTTCTACTAAGTGTACTAAGGCTCGGGGTGAACATACAATATGGAATTTAATCATAATAGGTGGAAAAAAAGATGATGGATCTTAATCCCATGCAAGCGTCACATcatatgttattttgtgtttgcatAATTTATTAGctactgatggtgtgtgtgtgtgtgtattttgtgtttacACAGCATGGATAAGGATGGGGCTGACGTCCAGCAGGAGTTGTCCAAGCTGAAGGCGAAGATCCAGGAGTCTCGGGAGCAGATAGCGGCCATGCCGGGCATCGACGTGAGTCCAGcggtgcagcagcaacagctggAGACCCTGCGCGAACAGGTCCAGACCAAGAAGCAGCTGCTACAGAAGTACAAGAGCCTCTGCATGTTTGAGGTGCCTAAAGCATCCTGAGCtgcgatggctttatgaactgtGATCAAGTAACACAGCCAAGCTGTTGCCAAATGTATTGGTGGGACTGCTCTCTAAAGGCATTTTGGACTTTTTCAGCCAGCCTTCCGTCTGAATGAGTGAGCCAGTGTTTGAGACTGAGTGAGCGTGTGCTTAAATGTTTTGACTTTTGTCCTTTTCAGTGTTTGTGATGATTTTTTATACTTTCCCTTTTGCAATAAAATACTAAGAAATGCATAAAATCTTTCCTTGTAGAATTGATTGATTAAATGTTCCGTAAGCATAATGGGCTTAGTGGGTATAATCAGGCAGCAAACTTGAATCGGTGTTGCAAAGAAATTCAAAGAACACGTTAAGTGGTTTGGTTTTCTTTCAGGTTTATTATTAGCACTTTTTCATATGAAAAGTAAACGTCAGGCATAGAAGAATAATAAATATACATTCATGTGGATTCACATTTGTTCATAATGCAATGAAGCATTCAAGTacaatttttgtcttttttgtgttcttttttcttccttttttataacaaaatatagcaaaaatgtaaacaaatgcaatATCACATTCGTGTGGTGGGATTGTACATTCTCCGTGAATACAGAGCGTAAGTCAATACTGTCCAGCAGGGACTCATTTGTCCCAGTATGTCACCCTGAGTTCGGGGGTGAGATGCCATGTTCACGGACCATGACCTCTCCATCCCCTGTCATCTTCCTCGGCAGGAACCTTCGCTGAGGCTGGCTCTCTCAGACCTGGATGCTCAGGCTCAGGAGCTCTCCCAGCTCATTCCTTGGCCCTTGACAAGAATTTCATATGTCCACCAACTCTGATGTGTTCAGATCAACAGATGACACAACGTTCCTTGTCTTTGCCCTGACTCCCGCCTGTTGCCTTCTCTCTGATGTACATTAAGTCACTTTGTACGCTTGGCCGCCGTGCGAAAGGTGCCACGATGCCATATGCGTCGCCGTCCTTGCACTTCTTGTTCCTAAACGATTTCCGATGCAAGAGATCACAGTACTGCACGGAGACTTTCGTGTGGCGGTCGGGGCTCATTTCGCTGGGCAGCTTGGCCATGGTGAAAAGTTTGCCAAACATCTGGTCCACGTTAGTGTTTCTTTTGGCTGAGACCTCAAAGTAGGCACAATGGTCGTCTCCGCCAACCAGTTCCTCAATCTCGTCATCCTTCACCTCGCGGTAGAAGTCTCTGTCGCACTTGTTTCCACAGATAACCAGGGGCACATCGATATTCTCCTTCGTCTTGTTTTTTAAGCAAGATTTGGTCTCGAGTATCTGCCTCTTCAGACGCTGCACCTCCTGGAAGGAGTCTCTGTTGTCCAGGCTAAAGACTAGGATGAATACATCACCTGTAGGAAGGAAGAGAGCAAGACATTTAGTTTTACGCACTCATGTCACGGATGCATTTTGTATAATAACAATGCACACTGTCTGCAAAACTGAAAGAACGCAATGCGATTTATCAATTTCAATTTAAATTCAATTTACCTGTCAAAATTGACAGCCTCCTCATTGCAGGGAATGGATGGTTCCCAGACGTGTCCAGAATGTCCAACTGATAAACATCCCCGCGGATACTGTAAAACTTCCTGTGGAAGTCCTCAATGGTCGGCGTATACTGGTCGTCAAAGCGCTCGTTGAGAAACCGAGAGATGATGGATGTCTTCCCAACTTTGGTAGATCCCAGAATCACCATCCTGTAGCAGTTTTTCGCCGGGATGTCGAACTCGTTGTCCGAGGGTGTCATTTTCTTAATCATGTTTGCGATGTCTGCGCGCAACTTCTGAGATCAGAAGTGGGTCGGAGGCTGCTGGTTAGAGCACAGCTCAAGTCAAGGGCGCACTGTTATGGGCTTGTGTCTTTCTAGCGGTCCATGCAGCCTATTTATACAGAATAGCAACCACTCCTCTCTAGCGCGTCACCCGTTACGCATCGGCGCTCAAGTCAGTCACCAGTTGGTAGGGATGCAGTCTTACTTTTACGTCAGTCCCGTCCATTTCAGCTGTAATCAGACCCAAAGTAGTCTATGTCTGGCGGTTAGTCTACTTTGCTCCTCGAGTTGTCTGCTTTGTTTTTGGCAATGCATTAAAGTATGAACTGttaccctttctttcttttttgagcctcatgtaggcctacccaataaaatgaaacatttgtgttCAATATGCCATTTCATTTCAACCCACTGATTTGTCTTTGTTTAAAAAGCTAAATGTAACATATAATTAGCCTATATCAATATATCAATAATTCATTTTAAATATAATTTCCTTTGCATCTTATGTGTGCATACAGCCGTGCCAACTTGTAAAAAGTAATATTATACTAGGAATACTATAACAAGCCTACTAAAATAATTGTTCGTAATGATAAACATGGGCTGATATGAGCCACCACCGTTACCATTTGCCAAGTCCGAACAAGAGCGCAAGGTTGCAGGCGGGGGATGCAGGGAGCACCTAATGCAGTCGCTAGAGGGCGCAGTCCTGCGACCAAACCAGCAACCCAACcaaagcccccccctcccccttgttgTGTGTTTCAAATGAAATGAACAACACCCAAGATTTGTATTTCAACCAGAGGTCAATGGTAGAATAAATGCACCAaatatttattgttattttttcttttcatgtgCATCTCCAACTAAGCATGCATGTTCTAAACAACACTGTTTTGAGCAGGTTCGCACATTCAGTGTCCCTGTATAATGAAACAAAACCATGTTTATTTTCTGTTGAGGCACACTGTAAAAATGTTATGGACAGTAAGTAGCTTACAAAGCTCCAGAGAACAAGATGTCTGTGTAGGCTACCTTATAGTTTAAAACATGGGCCCGGTTTAGTAAAGGTGTGTTTATGTAAAATAGGTGAAGAGGCTGTGACTCAAGGCTGATTCATGCCTTAAGTAAGCAATATGaccgaggcaggcaggcagacagagaggtacACTTTCTTTCCATTTGTACTCCCCTAGGACCCGGCAACGCAGCCTGAAGTAACAGTCACACATTCACAGccaaatcctttttgtttttaatAGAAAGGGTTTGGATGTTATTTTGCAAAGGGGTCTTGAAAatgttaaatgaaaaaaaaaaaaaagaaaaacgcacttggcatttatcaaattcAAGTctttagacagacagaaagaggtttGGGGAGGACTGCGGAGGGTTGGACTGCTGTTTTACTGAGAAATCAGCAGATTTACATCAGGCCAGCACACATAACAAATGTGGGTACGACCAATGTGTTAAGAAAGCAAATTGAATCCTGTAGAATTGCTATTAAACCTTGAAAACACCATTGCAACATGCATATTTACATAGCAAACCTAGTCAGAAATGGTACAAGGCAGAAAGACACATTCATTGCTAGTACTAGAAAATTAACAAaatctaaaataaaaaaaatattggacGTGAATGTATTCTTTGTCAATCCCCAATTGTCTATATTGAAATGTGTGACTTTATGTGGGTCAAGCTTAACCTGATTTTAACGCaggtgcgagctcacaaagttgggCGAAAATGCACAAGGGTTTGCGTGAGAACCATGCTAGGTCAAGCTTAATACATGCCTAAATTAAGAAATCATTAAGGTATTTTAATTATGTTTTCAACTTATTCACTATTGTCTGGCATGTTGGCACATATTGATATTACCTGCTGATTTGAAACCTGCAGAATCAACATTTCATTCTTCATGCCTCTTGTATTGAcattgcatatacagtatgcctgTTGAATTCAGACAAACATGCCGGCTAATTGTATCTAATGCACATGCACTTGTTTGCCATTACTAAATGTGGTGATGATGCCCTGGATAGGAGTTGGTTGATTGAACACTGACgtaatgtttttaaaatgtacacacaacacaaatgGTCGGAGGCAtgatgatatttgtgtgtgtataggcaGAATAGAACACAAATACCTAACTGCTCTTGCTCTAATGGTTAACATATTATGCATATTCAAAAGCGCAAGATGAAGGGAGCAGTGACAGTGTACCGTGTAAGTATCATACAAGCAGCTCAGCCTGGCGTAGCACCCtaatgttattctgctttttaTATTAGGCACATCCTTTTTCATCTAAACCATTAGCCAGAACAGCTTGAGCGGTGACTTGGACACCAAAGACGTGTTATTAATCTCATTTTGTTAtggctgtgtttatgtgtgcatgtttttttcttcttcccagtcagtcttttctgtgtgtgtgagtgtgtgtgtgtgtgtgtgcgtgcgtgcgtgcgtgcgtgcgtgcgtgcgtgcatggtgcatgcgtgcatgcggtcatgcgtgtctgcgtgccttgtctgtgcgtgcgtgtgctcgtcCTCATgaccgcatgtgtgcgtgtctatgcatactgtatgtgagtctgcctgtgtgctgtctgtgtgtttgtctgcaaggtgcgcgtgtgtatgcatacatgcatgcgcgtgtgtgtgtctatgcaaatgtgtgtgtctgtacatgtactgtatgtgtgtttgtctgcaagtcgcgcgtaagtgtgtgtctgtacgtgtactgcatgtgtgtgtctttgcagatgtgtgtctgcgtgtgtactgtatgtgtgtgtctatgcagatgtgtgtctgtgtgtgtactgtgtgtgtgtgtctatgcagatgtgtgtctgtatgtgtgtgtctatgcagatgtgtgtctgcctgtgtactgcatgtgtgtgtctatgcagatgtgtgtctgtatgtgtgtctgtatgtgtgtgtctatgcagatgtgtgtctgtatgtgtgtctgtatgtgtgtgtctatgcagatgtgtgtctgtatgtgtgtctgtatgtgtgtgtctatgcagatgtgtgtctgtatgtgtgcgtgtg encodes:
- the LOC134463081 gene encoding dexamethasone-induced Ras-related protein 1-like encodes the protein MIKKMTPSDNEFDIPAKNCYRMVILGSTKVGKTSIISRFLNERFDDQYTPTIEDFHRKFYSIRGDVYQLDILDTSGNHPFPAMRRLSILTGDVFILVFSLDNRDSFQEVQRLKRQILETKSCLKNKTKENIDVPLVICGNKCDRDFYREVKDDEIEELVGGDDHCAYFEVSAKRNTNVDQMFGKLFTMAKLPSEMSPDRHTKVSVQYCDLLHRKSFRNKKCKDGDAYGIVAPFARRPSVQSDLMYIREKATGGSQGKDKERCVIC
- the LOC134463089 gene encoding mediator of RNA polymerase II transcription subunit 9-like — encoded protein: MAADKTKQETVDEDFSLLPLVHDIIKCMDKDGADVQQELSKLKAKIQESREQIAAMPGIDVSPAVQQQQLETLREQVQTKKQLLQKYKSLCMFEVPKAS